The Deltaproteobacteria bacterium nucleotide sequence CTTTTTTCAACCAAGGATTTTACCTTTCCCAAGGATCTGAGCCACTGCATCTGTCCTGCAGGCAGGCGATTGTACCGCAGCGGTTTCAATGTGAAGGTCAGAGGTTTTCGGGCAGTGAAGTTCAAGGGGCCCAAGTCTGCCTGCATTCCCTGCAAACTACGCTCAAAATGTTTACGTCATCCAGAGCGTACAGAGATACGACAGGTAGCCTATTTTACAGGCAGAACAGAGAAAGGCAAAAATACATTCACCGAGAAGATGAAAAGGAAGATCGACTCATTGGCAGGCCGTGTGATTTACTCCATGCG carries:
- a CDS encoding transposase; this translates as YVADTQFRKRDPRFADYGRYKERFRKERAMREGRRNLFSTKDFTFPKDLSHCICPAGRRLYRSGFNVKVRGFRAVKFKGPKSACIPCKLRSKCLRHPERTEIRQVAYFTGRTEKGKNTFTEKMKRKIDSLAGRVIYSMRLAISEPPFANIRSALGLDRFTLRGKRKVNVQWNLFCIVHNMKKIQRYGPEFA